In a genomic window of Candidatus Latescibacterota bacterium:
- a CDS encoding transcriptional regulator — protein sequence MSDFDYHKLDNLIHSKVRLGIIAALVAAESVDFSFLKEKLDLTDGNLSVNMKKLEEAGYIKTKKTFIKHKPNTSYRITAKGKKAFDRYLENLKKILDD from the coding sequence ATGAGCGATTTCGATTATCACAAATTGGATAACCTTATTCACTCGAAGGTCAGGTTGGGGATTATAGCCGCACTGGTTGCAGCCGAGAGTGTCGATTTCAGTTTTCTCAAAGAAAAACTGGATCTGACGGATGGCAACCTGAGTGTGAATATGAAAAAACTGGAAGAAGCAGGATATATAAAGACGAAAAAAACGTTTATAAAACACAAGCCCAATACAAGCTATCGGATTACAGCAAAAGGGAAGAAAGCATTTGATCGATATCTTGAGAATCTTAAAAAGATTCTGGACGATTAA
- a CDS encoding T9SS type A sorting domain-containing protein: MKNASHYSGVVILVLFALLFFPARPVSAPGLANDVTMSKEATLELTIYGYSPELITVSGTETITYSDPYTAPDNHVWIDVEIVELELSDMAMVIRNNPEAVSLGSSRSLSEWIDFPAESFFDVMYEMEIPGIFPGETLITYEPMHLISTIDQWPPYGHAYAMVNPYIKIYNQVGLEVGEITMWTEANQLLAEPRANITVHTGYGSDVAEEYSDDVIEVRASINVPEEEIISAQFLWREEGTGGFIPFWTDFDGVGRNYGTSSIKESGDAWAGYLDISSFSTAGGFYDVVVDFDVAGIGHFWDTVYVYIDPTTPKPTFNVWPADSIRFFPGDSTYTLSFSLEDELMSPGLGTLRVYPLAPDFSRTLVTIDQHNLGTDYDDWACIPTATASCLKYFAENGHGNLDNPEGDEAQEELSPSEMAEELVGDMGTDSTGTTPDQAVSGIEDYLDDHGENSDDWEVEHVEVEDYGDIGEMLREFEADSEDVIILLADTNSAGDTLGHAGTLGSKNSECYGESQGDSVVGHVGYTLDFMDPNGGGSTEDNEYGVDENAEGRPILDGYSFTDSTGSSAWIEGYIKVSPPAGGDGSSSRTGPAGRRFFKAPSSAGWIEVSTGTVAGSGVVDSLQWNTTGYLGGLYLIEIVTIDDEGIQCRDLRLGGIPEYIVGDDPVIPGAGTMLRGSYPNPFNPSTTIEFYIAERTSVSITIFDISGRRVRRLIKAEEYDTGLFKEQWDGRNDKGSQLASGVYFCRFEAGNNIFARKLILLR; this comes from the coding sequence ATGAAAAACGCGTCCCATTATTCAGGCGTAGTAATCCTGGTTTTATTTGCTCTATTGTTTTTTCCGGCACGACCGGTGAGCGCCCCGGGACTTGCCAATGACGTTACGATGTCCAAAGAAGCGACACTCGAATTGACCATCTATGGATACTCACCGGAACTCATAACCGTTTCGGGAACAGAGACCATTACCTATTCGGACCCCTATACGGCTCCAGACAACCATGTCTGGATAGATGTCGAGATCGTCGAACTGGAACTTTCAGATATGGCGATGGTTATCAGGAATAATCCCGAAGCGGTCAGCCTGGGATCTTCCCGAAGTCTGAGTGAGTGGATCGATTTCCCCGCTGAAAGTTTTTTCGATGTGATGTACGAAATGGAGATCCCCGGAATATTCCCCGGCGAGACACTCATCACTTACGAACCGATGCACCTGATAAGCACGATCGACCAGTGGCCGCCATACGGGCACGCGTATGCTATGGTCAATCCTTACATCAAGATCTATAACCAGGTAGGTCTGGAGGTCGGAGAGATCACAATGTGGACCGAAGCGAATCAGCTTCTGGCCGAGCCGCGTGCGAACATTACAGTTCATACAGGGTATGGATCGGACGTCGCTGAGGAATACAGCGATGACGTGATCGAGGTAAGAGCCTCGATCAATGTTCCCGAAGAGGAGATCATCAGTGCGCAGTTCCTGTGGAGGGAAGAAGGAACAGGAGGTTTTATCCCGTTCTGGACCGATTTCGACGGGGTGGGTAGAAATTATGGGACTTCGAGCATAAAAGAAAGCGGCGACGCGTGGGCCGGATATCTTGATATATCATCTTTCAGTACGGCGGGTGGGTTTTATGATGTCGTGGTGGATTTCGATGTGGCAGGGATAGGCCATTTCTGGGATACCGTATATGTATATATCGACCCCACTACTCCGAAACCGACGTTCAATGTGTGGCCGGCCGATTCGATTAGATTTTTCCCTGGCGATTCTACTTATACTCTGAGCTTCTCACTCGAAGACGAACTGATGTCACCTGGCTTGGGTACCCTTCGCGTTTATCCTCTTGCGCCTGATTTTTCGAGGACTCTCGTGACGATAGACCAGCACAACCTGGGGACCGATTATGACGACTGGGCCTGCATCCCCACTGCGACGGCTTCTTGCCTGAAGTATTTTGCCGAAAATGGTCACGGTAACCTCGATAATCCAGAGGGGGACGAAGCGCAGGAGGAATTGTCGCCATCGGAGATGGCGGAAGAACTGGTCGGTGACATGGGGACCGATTCGACGGGTACGACTCCTGACCAGGCGGTGTCCGGCATCGAGGATTATCTCGACGATCATGGAGAAAATTCGGATGACTGGGAAGTCGAACATGTAGAGGTGGAGGATTACGGGGATATCGGAGAGATGCTGAGGGAGTTCGAGGCCGACAGCGAAGATGTGATCATCCTGTTGGCAGACACGAACTCTGCGGGAGATACCCTCGGCCACGCAGGGACACTCGGATCGAAGAACAGCGAATGCTATGGGGAGAGCCAGGGAGATAGTGTCGTGGGGCATGTGGGCTATACTCTCGATTTCATGGACCCCAACGGGGGAGGTTCGACCGAGGACAATGAGTATGGAGTCGACGAGAACGCCGAGGGAAGGCCGATCCTCGATGGATATTCGTTCACCGACAGCACAGGGAGCTCCGCCTGGATCGAAGGGTATATCAAGGTCTCGCCTCCTGCGGGGGGGGATGGCAGTTCTTCCCGGACAGGGCCTGCCGGCAGGCGGTTCTTTAAAGCGCCCTCGTCAGCCGGATGGATCGAAGTGTCGACAGGGACGGTCGCTGGCAGCGGAGTGGTCGACTCGCTTCAATGGAATACGACAGGATATCTCGGAGGACTGTATTTGATAGAGATCGTGACCATAGACGATGAGGGGATACAGTGCCGGGACCTTCGCCTTGGTGGTATCCCGGAATACATCGTCGGAGACGATCCGGTGATTCCAGGAGCAGGGACGATGCTGAGAGGATCATACCCCAATCCGTTCAATCCATCGACGACGATCGAGTTCTATATCGCGGAAAGGACCTCCGTTTCGATCACTATATTTGATATTTCCGGTCGCCGGGTACGTCGCCTGATAAAGGCGGAGGAATACGACACCGGATTGTTCAAGGAACAGTGGGACGGAAGAAACGATAAAGGCAGTCAACTCGCGAGTGGTGTATATTTCTGCAGATTTGAAGCGGGAAATAATATATTTGCGAGGAAGCTGATACTACTCCGGTAA